A segment of the Vicinamibacteria bacterium genome:
GAGAGCCGCGCCCGAGTCTTCCGACTGAAAATGAGCGAGTCCCCACGCCGCCTTGGCCCGAATCTCGGGATCGTCGTTTCCGAGCGCCTGCTTCAGGTGAGGGACCACAGTGGGATCTTCGAGCCGAATGAGTGCTTCGAGCGCCTGCTTTCGAACGGAAGCCTCCTCGTCCTCGAGCGCTTCCGCGAGCGCCTTGCGGGCGACTTCCGACGCCGGCTCGCTGACTCGAGTGACCGCCGGCTCCTGTTGAGCGGACTGGTCCTTTTGAGCGGGTTGCTCCTCTTGAGCCGGCTGCGCGGATTCCTGAGAGCGTGCCGACGCAGAGGCCGCTTCCCGCTCGGGCTCCTCGACGAGGGGCGAGCGGTCTGCCTGCCGGGGCGACTCTCGGTAAGCCTTGGTGGGAACCGCGAGCGAGAGCGCGACGACGAGAGGAACGGACGCAACGGCCATGAGTACCACGACGCGGGAGGAGACCGCGGATCGGACGACGTTGGGATCGAGGATCGCGAGCAGCCGCTCCTCGAAACGCGATCGATGGGCCATGGTGACGCTGGCGAGCGGCGTGATTCTTTCTCGATGAAGGCTTCGTGCCATCTCGAGGAGATCGTGCGCGTAGTCAGAGGGGTTCGCTCCCGCCTCGAGGACGAGGTCGTCGCTCGCTCGCTCGCTCAAGAGCCGCATGTGACGCGCGGCGAGCCAGGCGAGCGGGTTCCACCAGAAGAGCGCGCAGACCAGCTGGGCGAGAACCTGTGACGTGCAATCCCGCCGCTTGACGTGAGCGAGCTCGTGGAGGAGCACCGCGCTCCGGAGTGCCGCGTCGTACTCCTCGGCGGCCCGGGGAAGAAGAACGGCCGGCCGCGAGAAGCCGATCGTCATCGGAAGCTCCGTATCGTCGCTGAAGCGAATGTCGACCGCGCGACGAAGGCACAGCTGATCGCGCGCTCCGTCGAGCAGATCGTGCCATCCCGGGTCCGATATCTCTTCCGAATGTCGGCGCACGCGTGCGCTCGTCACCAGCCCCGTTCCGAGCCGCACGAGAAGCACGAGCGCGCCGGCGATCCAGCTCGCCCGCGCGAGCTGAGACCACTCCCAGGAAGAAACGGGTGCGGCGGC
Coding sequences within it:
- a CDS encoding HEAT repeat domain-containing protein codes for the protein MNAPDFGVVVAVKATVVLALAFGFGFVLRKASASARHLLWTVAFACLVAIPPLTYLSLSNDSIRIPVAVLAPEPTPSAAPGVVTDVFERAAPERRASERATPAAAPVSSWEWSQLARASWIAGALVLLVRLGTGLVTSARVRRHSEEISDPGWHDLLDGARDQLCLRRAVDIRFSDDTELPMTIGFSRPAVLLPRAAEEYDAALRSAVLLHELAHVKRRDCTSQVLAQLVCALFWWNPLAWLAARHMRLLSERASDDLVLEAGANPSDYAHDLLEMARSLHRERITPLASVTMAHRSRFEERLLAILDPNVVRSAVSSRVVVLMAVASVPLVVALSLAVPTKAYRESPRQADRSPLVEEPEREAASASARSQESAQPAQEEQPAQKDQSAQQEPAVTRVSEPASEVARKALAEALEDEEASVRKQALEALIRLEDPTVVPHLKQALGNDDPEIRAKAAWGLAHFQSEDSGAALVDALGDENASVREQAAWALGSLETEAGVSALVSAVSDDADASVREQAAWALGQIQSATAVEGLVRALSDADPNVREQAAWALGQIESETAVDGLARALSDADANVREQAAWALGQIESEAAVEGLVRAISDADANVREQAAWALGRIESATAVEGLVRALSDADTNVREQAAWALGMIGDSQAVDALSRALKDEDADVREQAAWALGQIAGGHDDGNPNPNPNPNPNPNPNPNPSPNPNPNIDVGVKRDFRQNSRGVSPLKGAVL